A section of the Pseudomonas tritici genome encodes:
- the leuD gene encoding 3-isopropylmalate dehydratase small subunit translates to MRAFTQHTGLVAPLDRANVDTDQIIPKQFLKSIKRTGFGPNLFDEWRYLDVGYAYQDNSKRPLNKDFVLNAERYQGASVLLARENFGCGSSREHAPWALEEYGFRSIIAPSYADIFFNNSFKNGLLPIILTDDEVDELFKQVEAEEGYQLTVDLAAQTVTRPDGKVYHFEVDAFRKHCLINGLDDIGLTLQDGDAIAAFEAKHRAGQPWLFGDA, encoded by the coding sequence ATGCGTGCTTTTACACAACACACAGGTTTAGTCGCGCCGTTGGACCGTGCCAACGTGGACACCGACCAGATCATCCCCAAGCAGTTCTTGAAGTCGATCAAGCGCACCGGTTTCGGCCCGAACCTGTTCGACGAGTGGCGCTACCTGGACGTGGGCTATGCCTACCAGGACAACTCCAAGCGTCCGTTGAACAAGGACTTCGTGCTCAACGCCGAACGCTACCAAGGCGCCAGCGTGTTGCTCGCCCGGGAAAACTTCGGCTGCGGCTCCAGCCGTGAACACGCGCCGTGGGCGCTGGAAGAATATGGCTTTCGCAGCATCATCGCGCCGAGCTATGCCGACATCTTCTTCAATAACAGCTTCAAGAACGGCTTGTTGCCGATCATCCTCACCGATGACGAAGTCGACGAACTGTTCAAACAAGTGGAAGCCGAGGAGGGCTACCAGCTGACCGTCGACCTGGCCGCGCAAACCGTGACCCGTCCGGACGGCAAGGTGTATCACTTTGAAGTCGACGCGTTCCGTAAGCACTGCCTGATCAACGGCCTGGATGACATTGGCCTGACCTTGCAGGACGGGGATGCGATTGCGGCGTTTGAGGCCAAGCACCGGGCTGGCCAGCCTTGGTTGTTTGGTGATGCCTGA
- the leuB gene encoding 3-isopropylmalate dehydrogenase translates to MSKQILILPGDGIGPEIMAEAVKVLELANSKYSLGFELSHDVIGGAAIDKHGVPLADETLDRARAADAVLLGAVGGPKWDKIERDIRPERGLLKIRAQLGLFGNLRPAILYPQLADASSLKPEVVAGLDILIVRELTGGIYFGSPRGVRELENGERQAYDTLPYSESEIRRIARVGFDMARVRGKKVCSVDKANVLASSQLWREIVEEVAKDYPDVELSHMYVDNAAMQLVRAPKQFDVIVTDNLFGDILSDQASMLTGSIGMLPSASLDTNNKGMYEPCHGSAPDIAGQGIANPLATILSVSMMLRYSFNLGDAADAIEKAVSLVLDQGLRTGDIWSQGCTKVGTQEMGDAVVAALRNL, encoded by the coding sequence ATGAGCAAGCAGATTCTGATTCTCCCTGGCGACGGTATTGGTCCGGAAATCATGGCCGAAGCGGTCAAGGTCCTGGAACTCGCCAACAGCAAGTACAGCCTGGGCTTTGAGCTGAGCCACGACGTGATCGGCGGCGCGGCCATCGACAAGCACGGCGTGCCGCTGGCCGACGAAACCCTGGACCGCGCCCGCGCGGCTGACGCCGTACTGCTCGGCGCCGTGGGTGGCCCGAAATGGGACAAGATCGAACGTGACATCCGCCCTGAGCGCGGCCTGCTGAAAATCCGCGCGCAACTGGGCCTGTTCGGCAACCTGCGCCCGGCGATCCTCTATCCGCAACTGGCCGATGCCTCGAGCCTCAAACCGGAAGTGGTGGCGGGCCTGGATATCCTGATCGTGCGTGAGCTGACCGGCGGTATCTATTTCGGCTCGCCACGCGGCGTGCGTGAGTTGGAGAATGGTGAGCGCCAGGCCTACGACACACTGCCGTACAGCGAGAGCGAAATCCGCCGTATCGCCCGTGTCGGCTTCGACATGGCCCGCGTGCGTGGCAAAAAGGTTTGCTCGGTGGATAAAGCCAACGTATTGGCTTCCAGCCAGCTGTGGCGCGAAATCGTCGAAGAAGTGGCCAAGGACTACCCGGACGTCGAACTGAGCCACATGTACGTCGACAACGCCGCCATGCAACTGGTGCGCGCGCCGAAGCAGTTCGACGTGATCGTCACCGACAACCTGTTCGGCGACATCCTGTCCGACCAGGCGTCGATGCTCACCGGTTCCATCGGCATGCTGCCGTCGGCGTCCCTGGACACCAACAACAAGGGCATGTACGAGCCTTGCCACGGCTCGGCGCCGGACATCGCGGGCCAGGGCATTGCCAACCCGCTGGCGACGATTCTGTCAGTGTCGATGATGCTGCGTTACAGCTTCAACCTGGGCGACGCCGCAGACGCCATCGAGAAAGCCGTGAGCCTGGTGCTGGACCAGGGTTTACGCACTGGCGACATCTGGTCGCAGGGTTGCACCAAGGTCGGTACGCAAGAAATGGGCGACGCAGTAGTCGCCGCGCTGCGGAATCTGTAA
- a CDS encoding aspartate-semialdehyde dehydrogenase, with protein sequence MTQTFDIAVIGATGTVGETLVQILEELSFPVGTLHLLAGNNSAGASVPFRGKNVRVREVDEFDFSKVQLAFFAAGPAVTLSFAPRATAAGCSVIDLSGALPAAQAPQVVPEANAHVLDGLVKPFQLGSPSPSATNLAVVLTPLRGLLDIQRVSVTANLAMSAQGREAVSELARQTAELLNMRPLEPTFFDRQVAFNVLAQVGTPDAQGHTALEKRLVHELRAVLELPLLKISATCVQAPVFFGDSLTVSLQLGAAVDLAAVTRALDAAPGIELVDEGDYPTAVGDAVGQDVIYVGRVRRGVDDSAELNLWLTSDNVRKGAALNAVQLAQLLIKDLV encoded by the coding sequence ATGACCCAGACCTTTGATATCGCCGTAATCGGCGCCACCGGCACCGTTGGCGAAACCCTGGTGCAGATCCTTGAAGAGTTGAGCTTCCCGGTGGGCACCCTGCATTTGCTGGCGGGCAACAACTCGGCTGGCGCGTCCGTGCCGTTTCGCGGCAAGAACGTGCGGGTGAGGGAAGTCGATGAGTTCGACTTCAGCAAAGTGCAGCTGGCGTTTTTTGCGGCGGGGCCGGCGGTGACCTTGAGTTTCGCCCCGCGTGCCACGGCGGCGGGTTGCTCGGTGATCGACTTGTCTGGCGCCTTGCCGGCCGCGCAAGCGCCGCAAGTGGTGCCGGAAGCCAACGCCCATGTGCTTGATGGCCTGGTAAAACCGTTCCAACTCGGCAGCCCAAGCCCGTCGGCGACCAACCTGGCGGTGGTCCTGACGCCCTTGCGTGGCCTGCTGGATATCCAGCGCGTGAGCGTCACCGCCAACCTGGCGATGTCGGCCCAGGGGCGTGAGGCGGTCAGCGAGCTGGCACGGCAAACCGCCGAGCTGCTGAACATGCGCCCGCTGGAACCGACGTTCTTTGATCGTCAGGTGGCCTTCAATGTGTTGGCGCAAGTCGGCACGCCAGACGCCCAGGGTCATACAGCCTTGGAAAAGCGCCTGGTCCATGAACTGCGTGCAGTGCTGGAATTACCTTTGCTAAAGATTTCCGCAACGTGCGTTCAAGCCCCGGTGTTTTTTGGCGATAGCCTGACTGTGTCTCTGCAACTGGGCGCAGCGGTCGATCTCGCCGCCGTGACCCGCGCACTCGACGCAGCGCCAGGTATAGAGCTTGTGGACGAGGGCGACTATCCCACCGCAGTGGGCGACGCAGTAGGCCAGGATGTTATTTATGTAGGGCGGGTCCGCAGGGGCGTGGATGACTCGGCGGAACTAAATCTGTGGCTGACGTCAGATAACGTACGCAAAGGCGCCGCACTGAACGCCGTACAGCTGGCGCAGTTGTTGATAAAAGACCTTGTGTAA
- the leuC gene encoding 3-isopropylmalate dehydratase large subunit, translating into MAGKTLYDKLWDSHEVKRRDDGSSLIYIDRHIIHEVTSPQAFEGLRLAGRKPWRVDSIIATPDHNVPTTPERKGGIDAIVDTVSRLQVQTLDDYCDEYGITEFKMNDVRQGIVHVIGPEQGATLPGMTVVCGDSHTSTHGAFGALAHGIGTSEVEHVFATQCLVAKKMKNMLVRVEGKLPFGVTAKDIVLAVIGKIGTAGGNGHAIEFAGSAIRDLSIEGRMTICNMSIEAGARVGMVAADEKTVEYVKGRPFAPAGADWDAAVEAWKDLVSDADAVFDTVVELDAAQIKPQVSWGTSPEMVLAVDQNVPDPAKEADLVKRGSIERALKYMGLKANQAITDIQLDRVFIGSCTNSRIEDLRAAAVIAKGRKVASTIKQAIVVPGSGLVKAQAEAEGLDKIFLEAGFEWREPGCSMCLAMNPDRLESGEHCASTSNRNFEGRQGAGGRTHLVSPAMAAAAAVNGRFIDVRELI; encoded by the coding sequence ATGGCCGGCAAAACGCTTTACGACAAGCTTTGGGATTCCCATGAAGTGAAACGGCGCGACGATGGTTCGTCGCTGATCTATATCGACCGTCACATCATCCATGAAGTGACCTCGCCCCAAGCGTTCGAAGGCCTGCGACTGGCCGGGCGCAAGCCCTGGCGCGTCGACTCGATCATCGCTACCCCGGACCACAACGTACCGACCACCCCTGAGCGCAAGGGCGGCATCGACGCCATCGTCGACACCGTGTCGCGTTTGCAGGTGCAGACCCTCGACGATTACTGCGACGAATATGGCATCACCGAATTCAAGATGAATGACGTGCGTCAAGGCATCGTCCACGTGATCGGCCCGGAGCAGGGCGCGACCTTGCCGGGCATGACCGTGGTTTGCGGCGACTCCCATACCTCCACTCACGGCGCGTTTGGCGCCCTGGCCCACGGCATTGGCACGTCCGAGGTGGAGCATGTGTTCGCCACCCAGTGCCTGGTCGCCAAAAAGATGAAGAACATGCTGGTGCGCGTTGAGGGCAAATTGCCGTTCGGCGTGACCGCTAAAGACATCGTGCTGGCGGTAATCGGCAAGATCGGCACCGCCGGCGGTAACGGCCATGCCATCGAGTTCGCTGGCAGTGCGATTCGCGACCTGTCCATCGAAGGCCGCATGACCATCTGCAACATGTCCATCGAAGCCGGTGCCCGCGTGGGCATGGTGGCGGCGGACGAGAAGACCGTCGAATACGTCAAAGGCCGTCCGTTCGCACCAGCAGGTGCTGACTGGGACGCTGCGGTCGAAGCCTGGAAAGACCTGGTGTCCGACGCCGATGCAGTGTTCGACACTGTGGTTGAGCTCGACGCTGCCCAGATCAAGCCGCAAGTCAGCTGGGGCACTTCGCCGGAAATGGTTCTGGCCGTCGATCAGAACGTGCCAGACCCGGCCAAAGAAGCCGACCTGGTCAAGCGCGGTTCCATCGAGCGCGCCTTGAAGTACATGGGTCTGAAAGCCAACCAGGCGATTACCGATATTCAGCTGGATCGCGTGTTTATCGGTTCCTGCACCAACTCTCGGATCGAAGACTTGCGCGCCGCAGCGGTGATCGCCAAAGGCCGCAAAGTCGCTTCGACCATCAAGCAAGCCATCGTGGTGCCAGGTTCGGGCCTGGTGAAGGCGCAAGCCGAGGCGGAAGGCCTGGACAAGATCTTCCTCGAGGCCGGCTTTGAATGGCGTGAGCCGGGCTGTTCGATGTGCCTGGCGATGAACCCGGACCGTTTGGAGTCGGGCGAGCATTGCGCGTCCACCTCCAACCGTAACTTCGAAGGGCGCCAGGGTGCCGGTGGGCGCACCCACCTGGTCAGCCCGGCCATGGCCGCTGCGGCTGCCGTCAACGGTCGTTTCATCGACGTTCGCGAATTGATCTGA
- a CDS encoding class I SAM-dependent methyltransferase has product MTTTAHTQVVQKQFGEQASAYLSSAVHAQGTEFALLQAELAGQGSARLLDLGCGAGHVSFNVAPLVKEVVAYDLSQQMLDVVAGAAVERGLDNIRTVQGAAERLPFADGEFDFVFSRYSAHHWSDLGLALREVRRVLKPGGVVAFVDVLSPGSPLLDTYLQTVEVLRDTSHVRDYSAAEWMRQLSEAGLHVRNSSRQRLRLEYTSWVERMRTPEVSRAAILELQTAMGQEVRDYYEIQADGTFSTDVLVVWAER; this is encoded by the coding sequence ATGACCACCACCGCCCACACCCAAGTCGTGCAAAAACAATTCGGCGAGCAAGCCTCGGCCTACCTGAGCAGTGCCGTGCACGCCCAAGGCACCGAATTCGCGCTGCTCCAGGCCGAACTGGCCGGGCAGGGCAGTGCGCGACTGCTGGATTTGGGCTGCGGCGCCGGTCATGTGAGTTTCAATGTGGCGCCGCTGGTCAAAGAAGTCGTGGCCTACGACCTTTCCCAGCAGATGCTCGACGTAGTTGCCGGCGCAGCTGTAGAACGCGGCCTGGACAACATCCGCACCGTACAGGGCGCCGCTGAACGCCTGCCGTTCGCCGACGGCGAGTTCGACTTCGTGTTCAGCCGCTATTCGGCCCACCACTGGAGCGACCTTGGCCTGGCCCTGCGTGAAGTGCGCAGGGTGCTCAAGCCAGGCGGCGTGGTGGCCTTCGTGGACGTCTTGTCACCGGGCAGCCCGCTGTTGGACACTTACCTGCAAACCGTCGAAGTACTGCGCGACACCAGCCACGTGCGCGATTACTCCGCCGCCGAATGGATGCGCCAGCTCAGCGAAGCCGGTTTGCACGTACGCAACAGCAGCCGTCAGCGCCTGCGCCTGGAATACACCTCGTGGGTCGAGCGCATGCGCACGCCAGAGGTATCGCGCGCCGCAATCCTTGAGCTGCAAACGGCGATGGGCCAGGAAGTGCGCGACTATTACGAAATTCAAGCCGACGGCACCTTCAGCACCGATGTGCTGGTGGTCTGGGCTGAACGCTGA
- the asd gene encoding aspartate-semialdehyde dehydrogenase, whose product MKRVGLIGWRGMVGSVLMQRMLEEQDFDLIEPVFFTTSNVGGQGPSVGKDIAPLKDAYNIEELKTLDVILTCQGGDYTSEVFPKLREAGWQGYWIDAASSLRMQDDAVIVLDPVNRKVIDQQLDAGTKNYIGGNCTVSLMLMGLGGLFEAGLVEWMSAMTYQAASGAGAQNMRELIKQMGATHAAVADQLADPASAILDIDRRVAEAMRSDAYPTENFGVPLAGSLIPWIDKELPNGQSREEWKAQAETNKILGRFKSPIPVDGICVRIGAMRCHSQALTIKLNKDVPIADIEGLISQHNPWVKLVPNNRDISMQELSPTKVTGTLNVPVGRLRKLNMGTQYLGAFTVGDQLLWGAAEPLRRMLRILLER is encoded by the coding sequence ATGAAACGTGTAGGTCTGATCGGTTGGCGCGGTATGGTCGGTTCCGTGCTCATGCAGCGGATGCTGGAAGAGCAGGATTTCGATCTTATTGAGCCGGTGTTTTTCACCACTTCGAACGTGGGTGGCCAAGGGCCGTCCGTGGGCAAGGATATTGCCCCGCTCAAAGACGCCTACAACATTGAAGAGCTGAAGACCCTCGACGTGATTCTGACCTGTCAGGGTGGCGACTACACCAGCGAAGTCTTCCCCAAGCTGCGCGAAGCCGGCTGGCAGGGTTACTGGATCGACGCCGCCTCGAGCCTGCGCATGCAGGATGATGCGGTAATCGTTCTGGACCCAGTGAACCGCAAGGTCATCGACCAGCAACTGGACGCCGGCACCAAGAACTACATCGGCGGCAATTGCACCGTCAGCCTGATGCTGATGGGCCTGGGCGGTTTGTTTGAAGCCGGCCTGGTCGAGTGGATGAGTGCCATGACCTATCAGGCGGCCTCCGGTGCCGGCGCGCAGAACATGCGTGAACTGATCAAGCAAATGGGCGCCACCCACGCAGCCGTCGCCGATCAACTGGCGGACCCGGCCAGTGCGATCCTCGATATCGACCGTCGTGTGGCCGAAGCCATGCGCAGCGATGCGTACCCGACCGAGAACTTCGGCGTGCCATTGGCTGGCAGCCTGATCCCATGGATCGACAAAGAACTGCCGAACGGCCAGAGCCGCGAAGAGTGGAAGGCCCAAGCCGAGACCAACAAGATCCTCGGTCGCTTCAAGAGCCCGATCCCGGTGGATGGCATCTGCGTGCGTATCGGCGCGATGCGCTGCCACAGCCAGGCGCTGACCATCAAACTGAACAAAGACGTGCCGATTGCCGATATCGAAGGGCTGATCAGCCAGCACAACCCATGGGTCAAGCTGGTGCCGAACAACCGTGATATCAGCATGCAGGAGCTGAGCCCGACCAAGGTCACCGGCACCCTGAATGTACCGGTGGGGCGTCTGCGTAAGCTGAACATGGGTACCCAGTACCTGGGCGCGTTCACCGTTGGTGACCAACTGCTGTGGGGCGCGGCTGAGCCGTTGCGTCGTATGTTGCGGATTTTGCTGGAGCGTTGA
- a CDS encoding LysR family transcriptional regulator, which yields MDLANLNAFIAIAETGSFSGAGERLHLTQPAISKRIAGLEQQLKVRLFDRLGREVGLTEAGRALLPRAYQILNVLDDTRRALTNLTGEVSGRLTLATSHHIGLHRLPPVLRTFTREYPNVALDIQFLDSEVAYEEILHGRAEVAVITLAPDPHNLVRATPVWDDPLDFVVAPEHSLISNGRVNLADIAGHPAVFPGGNTFTHHIVSRLFEAQGLTPNIAMSTNYLETIKMMVSIGLAWSVLPRTMLDEQVASIALPGIQLSRQLGYIVHTERTLSNAARAFMSLLDAQVDLPGIPA from the coding sequence ATGGACCTGGCCAACCTCAATGCTTTTATCGCCATCGCCGAGACTGGCAGCTTCTCCGGCGCCGGTGAACGCCTGCACCTGACCCAACCCGCCATCAGCAAACGCATTGCCGGCCTGGAGCAACAACTAAAGGTACGATTGTTCGACCGCCTGGGCCGAGAAGTCGGCCTGACGGAAGCTGGACGGGCCCTGCTGCCGCGCGCCTATCAGATCCTCAATGTGCTGGACGACACGCGCCGCGCACTCACTAACCTGACCGGTGAAGTCAGCGGCCGCCTGACCCTGGCCACCAGTCACCATATCGGCCTGCACCGCCTGCCGCCTGTGCTGCGCACCTTTACCCGGGAATACCCGAATGTGGCGCTGGATATTCAGTTCCTCGATTCGGAAGTGGCCTACGAAGAAATCCTCCACGGCCGCGCCGAAGTGGCGGTCATTACCCTGGCGCCGGATCCGCATAATCTCGTACGTGCTACCCCGGTGTGGGACGACCCGCTGGATTTCGTGGTGGCGCCGGAGCACAGCCTGATCAGCAATGGCCGCGTCAACCTGGCCGATATCGCCGGCCACCCCGCGGTTTTCCCGGGCGGCAACACCTTTACTCACCATATTGTCAGCCGGCTATTCGAGGCCCAGGGCCTCACGCCGAATATCGCAATGAGCACTAACTATTTGGAAACTATCAAGATGATGGTGTCGATCGGCCTGGCCTGGAGCGTTTTACCGCGCACCATGCTCGATGAGCAGGTGGCAAGTATCGCTTTGCCGGGCATACAGCTCAGTCGCCAGCTAGGCTATATCGTGCACACCGAAAGGACGCTGTCGAACGCTGCGCGGGCTTTCATGAGCCTATTGGATGCACAGGTCGATCTGCCAGGGATACCGGCATGA
- a CDS encoding EAL domain-containing protein, with amino-acid sequence MRNPVDSLPPLPRIYALDPQEAEQSWDSAPQLLAALNAARLGAWCWEIDSGRISWSRGTQALFGFDPRQPLAKDLDYLDLLAPQDRARVVRAFHAVLAGEPFEQAMHHHIQWPDGTHHWLEINGSLAPDKAGRRRMIGVIRETTRQREREHALSHSEKRFATLFHLCPNMVLLTRQSDGLISEANQYFEMLFGWPLADAIGRSTLELGLWRHPEQRALLVKATQRKGRPITMEVQFCASNGQVHDGTLSAQKVELEGEAYLLSTFLDTTERKNAEQALKDSQERLDLALDSAQLGTWDWHIPTGMLYGSARAAQLHGLPPEPFHESFDAFFEGMPNEERESMRNAYRTLREGPAGNYQLTYRVPMEDGSSRYLESRARLYRDDKGAPLRMAGTLLDITDQVEREQRLTASEEKFASLFQASPDPICVTCLDSGVFMEINPAFTQTFGWTAAEVIDKSAEQIGLWDESSKRLQRIERVIREQTLSNVAIVAHHKNGQSLTCVISSRLIKVGDQPCIVTTLRDITQQQRSEAALKASEEKFAKAFHSSPDAISITERDTGRYVEVNDGFCRLTGYRAEDAIGLTLYQIGIWADENQRAALLAELQIKGRIHHLEMLWHNKRGELLAVEVSVEPITLNETPCLLLTARDVSLLKNAQAQIRHLAYHDPLTNLPNRALLMDRLSQQIALLKRHNLRGALLFLDLDHFKHINDSLGHPVGDSVLKIVTARLEASVRMEDTVARLGGDEFVVLLSGLDGSRMEVSNQVQELADTLRELLSEPMFLDGHRLQVTPSIGVALIPDHGTTPADLLKRADIALYRAKDSGRNTTQMFHNSMQKTASERLRMETDLRLALSRGEFSVHYQPQVDARGNKIVGAEALVRWQHPQLGAQSPSEFIKVLEDSGLILEVGTWILDEACAAFQQLIAEGLVDPLNFSLCVNISPRQFRQNDFVERVERSLKQHQLPFSLLKLEITEGIVIQNLDDTISKMRRLKKLGVSFAMDDFGTGYSSLTYLKRLPVDALKIDQSFVRDATHDPNDAEIIRAIVAMARSLNLVVIAEGVETQDQLTFLQGLGCHLYQGYWHSRPLPMIGFRELLTADKGRV; translated from the coding sequence ATGCGCAACCCCGTCGATTCCCTGCCACCCCTGCCCCGCATCTACGCCCTTGATCCTCAAGAGGCGGAGCAAAGCTGGGACAGCGCCCCACAACTGCTGGCAGCGCTCAATGCCGCCAGGCTGGGTGCATGGTGCTGGGAGATAGACAGCGGCAGAATAAGCTGGTCGCGGGGCACCCAGGCGCTGTTCGGCTTTGACCCGCGCCAACCGTTGGCCAAGGACCTGGACTATCTCGACCTGCTGGCGCCGCAGGATCGCGCCCGTGTAGTGCGGGCCTTTCACGCCGTACTGGCCGGCGAGCCATTCGAGCAGGCCATGCACCACCACATCCAGTGGCCGGACGGCACCCATCACTGGCTGGAGATCAACGGCAGCCTGGCGCCAGACAAAGCCGGTCGGCGCCGCATGATCGGGGTGATCCGCGAGACCACCCGCCAGCGCGAACGCGAGCACGCGCTCAGCCACTCCGAAAAACGCTTTGCCACCTTGTTCCACCTGTGCCCCAACATGGTATTGCTGACCCGCCAGTCCGACGGCTTGATCAGCGAGGCCAACCAGTATTTCGAAATGCTCTTTGGCTGGCCGCTGGCCGATGCCATCGGCCGCAGCACCCTGGAGCTCGGCCTGTGGCGCCACCCGGAGCAACGTGCGTTGCTGGTCAAGGCCACGCAGCGCAAGGGCCGGCCCATCACCATGGAGGTGCAATTTTGTGCCAGCAACGGCCAGGTCCACGATGGCACCCTCAGCGCGCAAAAGGTCGAGCTGGAGGGTGAGGCGTATTTACTCAGCACCTTTCTCGATACCACCGAGCGCAAAAACGCCGAGCAAGCCCTCAAGGACAGCCAGGAACGCCTCGACCTCGCGCTGGACTCGGCGCAACTGGGCACCTGGGACTGGCACATCCCCACCGGCATGCTCTATGGCTCGGCGCGCGCCGCCCAACTGCACGGCCTGCCGCCCGAACCGTTCCATGAGTCTTTCGACGCGTTTTTCGAAGGCATGCCCAATGAAGAACGCGAAAGCATGCGCAACGCCTACCGCACCCTGCGCGAGGGGCCGGCCGGCAACTATCAACTGACCTACCGCGTGCCCATGGAAGACGGCAGCTCGCGCTACCTTGAAAGCCGTGCCCGCCTGTACCGCGATGATAAAGGCGCGCCGCTGCGGATGGCCGGCACCTTGCTGGACATCACCGACCAAGTGGAACGCGAACAACGCCTGACCGCCTCCGAAGAAAAATTCGCCAGCCTGTTCCAGGCCAGCCCGGACCCCATCTGCGTGACCTGCCTGGACAGCGGCGTGTTTATGGAGATCAACCCTGCCTTTACCCAAACCTTTGGCTGGACCGCCGCCGAGGTGATCGACAAAAGTGCCGAGCAGATCGGCCTGTGGGACGAGTCGAGCAAACGCCTGCAGCGAATCGAGCGGGTAATCCGCGAGCAAACGCTGAGCAATGTGGCGATTGTGGCGCATCACAAAAACGGACAGAGCCTGACGTGCGTGATTTCCAGCCGTTTGATCAAGGTCGGCGACCAGCCATGCATCGTCACCACGCTGCGGGACATCACTCAGCAACAACGCTCGGAAGCTGCACTCAAAGCCAGCGAGGAGAAGTTCGCCAAGGCCTTCCACTCCAGCCCCGACGCGATTTCCATCACCGAGCGCGACACCGGCCGTTATGTGGAGGTCAACGACGGTTTCTGCCGCCTGACCGGCTATCGCGCCGAGGACGCCATAGGCCTGACCCTTTACCAGATCGGTATCTGGGCCGATGAAAACCAACGCGCGGCGCTATTGGCCGAATTGCAGATCAAAGGGCGCATCCACCACCTGGAAATGCTCTGGCACAACAAGCGCGGCGAGTTACTGGCGGTGGAAGTCTCGGTGGAGCCCATCACCCTGAATGAAACCCCGTGCCTGCTGCTGACGGCGCGGGACGTGAGCCTGCTGAAAAACGCCCAGGCACAGATCCGCCACCTGGCCTACCACGACCCGTTGACCAACCTGCCCAATCGCGCCCTACTGATGGACCGCCTGAGCCAGCAGATTGCCCTGCTCAAGCGCCACAATTTGCGCGGTGCGCTGCTGTTCCTGGACCTTGACCACTTCAAGCACATCAACGACTCCCTCGGCCATCCGGTCGGCGACTCGGTGCTGAAGATCGTCACCGCACGCCTGGAGGCCAGCGTGCGCATGGAAGACACCGTGGCGCGCCTGGGCGGCGATGAGTTCGTGGTGCTGCTCAGTGGGCTGGACGGTTCGCGCATGGAAGTCAGCAATCAGGTGCAAGAACTGGCCGACACCCTGCGCGAATTACTCTCGGAGCCGATGTTCCTCGATGGCCATCGTTTGCAGGTCACGCCGAGTATTGGCGTGGCGCTGATTCCCGACCATGGCACCACGCCGGCGGACTTGCTCAAGCGCGCCGACATCGCCCTGTATCGCGCCAAGGACTCAGGGCGCAACACCACGCAGATGTTCCATAACAGCATGCAAAAAACCGCCAGCGAACGCCTGCGCATGGAGACCGACTTACGCCTGGCGCTGTCGCGCGGTGAGTTCAGCGTGCATTACCAGCCGCAAGTGGATGCACGCGGCAACAAGATCGTCGGCGCCGAGGCGTTGGTGCGCTGGCAGCACCCGCAGCTGGGCGCGCAGTCGCCGTCCGAATTCATCAAGGTACTGGAGGACAGCGGCCTGATCCTTGAAGTCGGCACCTGGATCCTTGATGAAGCCTGCGCGGCCTTTCAACAACTGATCGCGGAAGGCCTGGTAGACCCGTTGAACTTCAGCCTATGCGTGAACATCAGCCCTCGGCAGTTTCGCCAGAACGATTTTGTGGAGCGGGTGGAGCGCAGCCTCAAGCAGCACCAATTGCCGTTCAGCCTGCTGAAACTGGAAATCACCGAAGGCATCGTGATTCAGAACCTGGACGACACCATCAGCAAAATGCGCCGCTTAAAAAAACTCGGCGTGAGCTTTGCGATGGATGACTTCGGCACCGGTTACTCATCGCTCACTTACCTCAAGCGCCTGCCGGTGGATGCGCTGAAGATCGACCAATCCTTTGTGCGTGACGCCACTCACGACCCCAACGACGCCGAGATCATCCGCGCCATTGTGGCGATGGCTCGCAGCCTGAACCTGGTGGTGATCGCCGAGGGTGTGGAAACCCAGGATCAACTGACATTTCTGCAGGGCTTGGGTTGCCATCTGTACCAAGGCTATTGGCACAGCCGACCACTGCCGATGATCGGATTCAGGGAGCTGTTGACCGCCGACAAGGGTCGGGTTTAA